The Balneolales bacterium ANBcel1 DNA segment GGAGAAACTCATCTCCAAAATGGCCCGTGTGCCGGTGCAACAGGTCGGCGGAGCGGAAAAAGAGGGCCTGCGTGACCTCGAGTCCGCGTTGAATCATAAAGTATATGGACAGGAACCGGCGGTCAAATCGCTGGTTACGGCCGTAAAACGAAGCCGCGCCGGCCTGGGCAACGAAACCCGGCCCATAGGCTCGTTCCTGTTTTCCGGTCCGACCGGCGTCGGAAAAACCGAGCTCTGCCGGCAGGTAGCCGAACAGCTTGGCATACCGCTGATTCGCTTCGACATGAGCGAGTACATGGAGAAACATACGGTTTCGCGATTGATCGGTGCCCCGGCAGGCTATGTCGGTTTTGAGCAGGGCGGACTGCTTACCGACGCGATCCGCCGGCAGCCCAACGCCGTACTGCTGCTCGACGAAATCGAGAAAGCTCACCCCGATATTTTCAACATCCTGCTGCAGATCATGGATTACGCCACGGCTACCGACAACACCGGACGCAAGGCGGATTTTCGCAATGTGCTGATGATAATGACCTCCAATGTGGGATCGCGCGAAATGGCCGGGAACGAGATCGGATTCGGCGGCGGATCGGGCAGCGGCCCCAAAGGCAATCCCCGCAAGGCGATCGAAAAACAGTTCAGCCCGGAGTTTCGGAACAGGCTCGACGATATCGTGATTTTCAGGCACCTCGACCGGAACGTGGTCGAAAGCATTGTCTACAAATTTGTCCGGGAACTGGAGGAACAGCTGCGCGGGAAAAAGGTGCGGATTCACCTCACCCGCAAAGCGGTCGATTGGCTGGCCGACAAGGGGTATGAACCCGCCTACGGAGCGCGGCCCATGGCCAGGGTGATTCAGGAGAATATCAAGGATCGGCTGGTGGATGAACTTCTGTTCGGAAAACTTCAGTCGGGCGGCGAGGTAACCCTCTCTGAAAAAGACGGGGAACTGACGTTCCGTTTTAAAACCGTCACATAAGCATTTGCAGCCGCGAACTGAACTGCCGCATGGCGGATGCCGCAACACTCCGCAATGCGTATGGGGCATCGGTCGGATGATACTCCCTGTCGAACCGACGGGATATGCCATTTCGTTTTGATGCGATTATTTCGGCAATAAGGCCGCATTTGTGGCCCGCCCGGCCGGACGCACCGCAACCCACCGCAATTCACCGGATCAGGCCGTACTTTTTGTACGGCCTGCCGGCAATGGCATCAGTCCGACTGGAAGTTGTCAGTTTTTCTCGGGGTATGGCGGAGGTTCGGGCAAGCCGGTTTCAACTTCCTCCATCCGCTCAAGCAGATGGTCGATTGCCGCGTTGAGCTGCTCATCAATACCCGCGTACTCTTTCGCCGGATCGTTATCTACATAAATATCCGGTTCCACGCCATGCCCTTCAATAATCCATTCGGTGCCTTCGGTATCATAAGAAGCAAATTCGGGCCGGTTCAGGTATCCGCCATCCACAAACGGCAGGGTTTGCCGGATGCCGACCACCCCTCCCCAGGTCCGTTTACCGATGAGCTTGCCGAGGCCGTGCTTGCGGAAGCGATAGGGAAACAGGTCACCGTCGGAAGCGGAAAACTCGTCGATGAGGGTTACCATGGGGCCCAGCATCATCGCGCTCGGGTCCGGCGACGGAACCGCGTTGCGGGGCTTGTCCACCATGGCCAGCTCCCGCCGCAGCCGCTCGATAATCATTGGAGACACATTCCCGCCGCCGTTGCCGCGCACATCAATTATCAACGCCTCCTTGCGCAGTTGCGGGTAGAAATGCTTGACGAACTCATTCAATCCGCCCGGACCCATATCGGGTATATGGATGTAGCCGACACTCCCGTCGGTCGCTTCGCTCACTTTGCGGATATTTTCCTGAACCCAGTTGTAATAGTAGAGCCCGGACTCATCCGCAATCGGCCTGACCACCACTTCCCGGGCTCCATCGAGCGACGGCTTATCGTTGATTGCAAGCAGCACCGGTTTTTCGGCTTTGTCGATCAGTGATTTATAGATATTGACCATATCCGCGGTGGAGGCGCCGTCCACGCGTACAATGTAGTTCCCTTCCCGAACAGCCAGGCCGACTTCCAGCAGGGGCGAGCGGCGGGAGTCCACCCAGTTTTCGCCCTTGAGGATACGGTCGATCCGGTAGAAGCCGGTGTCGGAGTCACGTGACAGTTCGGCGCCCAGCCTTCCCATGGGCACCCGTTCCGGCTGCGGCCGGTCACCGTCGCCCACATAGGCATGGCCCACATTCAGTTCGCCGATCATTTCACCGATGATGTAGGTGAGGTCATTGCGATGTGCCACGTGATCCACCAGCGGCCGGTAGCTCTCCCGCACCGCTTCCCAGTCGACCCCGTGCATATTCGGCGCATACAGAAAGTCTCGCATCTGCCGCCACGATTCATCAAAAATCTGAACCCATTCGGCGGTACGATCCAGCCGGATTTTCATATCCGAAAGATTCAGTTTCGGATCCATTTGGACCTCCCTGGAGGGCAGGTCCACAATCGCGTACTCGCCGGCCCTGGAGATCATCATCTTTTGTCCGTTGGCCGAAATCCTGTAGGAGGCGGCCGGACCCAGTTCCTGCTCCTCCTTCTCCTCCAGATCGTAGTAAAGCAGCACGGTCTGCCGGTCGGTCATGCCGTTCCGCTGATAGTACAGGCGATTGCCGACAGCCTGCAGGTTACCGTAGTTCGATGCCTGCACCGGCAGGGCCACGATACGGTTGGAGAGGCCTTCGGTATCCACGGGGATGCTTTCGGCGGGATCAAACGCGTCTTCATTCTCCCCTTCATCCTCGTCGTTCAGAGAAACCTCATCATTTCCAGGCTTGAATGGTGACGGCGTATCCGACTGGAGGGTTACGAAATAGATGCGCTGCATGTCGGTATACGCGTGATTCCACTCAGTCTGGCTGTAAATGGGATTGAAGTCGCGGTTGGAAACAAAAAACAAATATTTACCGTCGGGGCTGAACACCGCATTACCGGACGAGTACCACCCATCGGTGACCTTGAAGTGCTCATCGCGCTCAACAGAATAGAGCCAGACGCGGTTCATCGTTTCCACTTCCGGCAGGGTATAGGCGATCCACCGGCTGTCCGGCGACCAGATGTATTGCGACATTTCCCAGGCCTCGGCCTGACGTACCAGGGTGACCTCTCCGGATTCCACATCCACCATATTGAGCCGCAGTTTCTTGTCGGCCCAGAGGATTTTCTTGCTGTCGGGTGACCAGCTGATCCGGTACTTGTAGGTATCGGCGCCGGTGGTGATTTGACGCGGCTCTCCGGATCCGTCCTGGGGCATCACATAGATTTCATCCTCGCCGGACCGGTCGGATATGAACGCGATGGAGGCACCGTCCGGCGACCAGACCGGGTTGCGGTCATGCACCCCTGAAGAGCGGGTCAGGTTCCGGGTGATGCCGCTGCGGGCGGGCACGGAAAACACATCGCCGCGCGCGCCGAACAGGGCGCGGTTTCCGTCGGGTGAGACATCCCACGTGTGGATAAACTCACCGGCATCCACCAGCCCATCACGACCGGTGAGCCGGTCATCACGAATTTTTACCGGAACTCTGGTCAGTTCTTCATTCGCCAGATGGAAACGGTAGAGATATCCGCCGTTCTCAAAAACGATATGCCGGGTTCCGATGGAAGGAAACTTGATGTCGAACTCGGTAAAATCGGTCAGTTTCCTGGTTTCATCGGAATCAAGGTCATGGACATACAGGTTCATTCGGCCGTTCTCGTCCCTGTCGGAGATGAAAAAGATCCGGTTCTCATGCCACATGGGGATGATGTCCTGGGAGTTGCTGTCGGTAACCCGGATCGTCTCTTTGGTCTCAAAATCATAAATCCAGATATCATCGGCCATTCCGCCCCGGTACCGTTTCCAGGTTCGGAATTCCCGGAAAACCCGATTATAGGCAAGTTTGGAGCCGTCAGGTGAAAAAGAGGCGAATCCGCCCCTGGGCAAGGGAAGCTGCACGGGCTGGTCGCGGTCGGGATCGGTCAGGAAAAGATGTCCCTTGAAAGAGTTGAATTCACGCATGCGTGAGCGGAAGAGAACCTGTTCGCCATCCGGGGTCCAGCCCATCACCAGGTTGTTGGGTCCCATTCTGTCGGCTACATCATCCCGGCCAAGGGTGGGTGTGAATGTCATGCGTTCGGGTTCGCCGCCGGCGGACGGAATTCGGTACACTTCGGTATTGCCATCGTATTGTCCCGTAAATGCGATGTATTTTCCGTCAGGAGAGTATCTGGGAAAAATTTCATACCCGTTGTGTCCGGTAAGGCGCCGCGCCGTGCCGCCGTGAATCGGTACGGTATAGAGGTTTCCGGCGTAGGAAAAGACAATCCGGTTGTCATGAATATCCGGGAATCTCAGCAAGCGGGTTTCGTCGGCGGGTTGGGCGTTTGTGCTTTGGAAACCGAATACCAGCAGCGATATCAGCACAAGCAGGCTTGGCAGCCTCAAACGGGTAGCGTTCTTCGTAAATCGATTCAAACAAGGTAATGGTATCATGGCTTGGGACTATTGGTTTTGATTCAGAAAAAAACACCGCACGGCCTCCCCTCTGGTGCCGGCGACACCGGTTCACGTCCGACTACCGGCAGAAAGCCGATCATTTGGATAACAGAATATGGAAGATGCAAAAAAGCGGCGATTCTCTCCCAAAAAAAAATGCCGATCGGCGCAACCATGTACGGGGCCTGCGTTAACGTTAACATAAGGAGGGGAGAATTGGCGCAGCGGAAACGCAAAAAACCAAAGCCCCGGTTCATAATTGATCCTCTCAGTATCAGAAAGTGCCATGTAAAACAGGCTGTATTTCGGATTTATTTTATTTTTTTATTAGAAGTTATATTATTTTATTTGAAAATAGTTGCGCAGATTTTCTCTGAAGTACCTGCAGGGTATGTCGTATTTTGCTGAAGTCACATTACTCTATTTCAACCGGATCTCCTTTTCCGGACGTTGATCGATAATTACGGAACTTGCAGGATTTGCAGTGACAAAAAACATATCCAGAAAGCGCTTCCTTACTGTAAGCGACACGGGGAAACACTCAACCATGAGGGGATGAGCGCATTTTATCGGACACTAAATCAAATCAGATGAAAGTAACCCTTCGGGATATCGCGGAAGCTACAGGCTTCTCCATCTCAACAGTTTCCCGCGCTCTGCGGGGTGAGGGACGGATATCGGAAGAGCACCGTCACCAGATTCTGGCAAAAGCTCATGAAATGGGCTACGAACTTCCAACCGGCCGTCGTAACATACCGGCAAATCAGTTGCCCCATGTCGCGATTATCACTCAATTTGAAACCGGCGAGTTTTACGCCTCCTTTTTTGAAGGGTTCGCAAATGCCGCAATCCACAAGAAAGTACAGGTGAGTCTGTTCAGCGTTGCCAACGATTACAATCAGGTGGACACGCTCACCAACAATCTGCGGGCACTGGGTTATTCCGCCGCAGTCATCTTTGTGCCGGAACTCAAAGAGAAGCAGTATCGCCGGATACTTCACGCCATACCCAAGGATTTTCCGGTCATATCCTGTTCCAACATCAACAACCCTGTCCTCGACACCGTTACGTTCGATGCCTATCGAGGCGCTTCGCTTATTGCGGAACATTTCAAGCTTCAGGGCTACACCAGGCTCGGAATGATTGAAGGTCCCCAGGAAAAACCCGAAGCCCGTTTCCGTACGAACGGGTTTTCCGACATGACCAAGAACAATCCTGATGCCGAAATCGTCTGGACCTATGCCGGCGACTATACTCACGAATCGGGTATCAAGGCCTACGAGGATTTTAAAAAACAGAGAGAGCAGCCGCGCGCTGTTTTTGCCGCCAACGACGCAATGGCGTTCGGCTTCATGGAATCGGCGAGAGCCGACGGCTGGCGCTTTCCCGAGGATCTGGCCATCGCCGGTTATGACAACCTGCCGCTTTGCCGCTTCCATTACCCGCAACTGACCTCCGTCAATACCAACTATACACTGCTTGCCAAAAACACTCTGGACAACCTCCTGGCGCGACTTGGAAAAACCGTTTCCCACCAGGGTATTGTCAGCCTGGTCCCCATCAGTCTGAGTGTCCGGCTGTCCAGCATGAACAGCCAAAAGCAAGTGACACCGTCAGTACAGGATTCCCGGCCGGCAGCCGCAAGTGTTCCCGACTGAGCCACCCCTTTTCCCTCAGTTTTTTGCGCATCTGTTTCCCCCGCCTCCGGTGGCTGATTTTCTTCGGTCCTGAAAAGAGAGTGAATGCCCGGGATACTTTCAAATTTCCCTTGTTTTTTGAGAGAAGTTTGCCTTATTTCAAGGACACAATTTTTCCGGATATCGCGTGCCAAAAACCGCTTTTACGACAGGAAGTTTCCGCACCGAAATACCGTAAACCTGCGGCACTGTTCCTCTATCGGCAAACCCGCTTTTCTAAAAATTTGAATTTATTGTTATGGTTAACATTTCCAACAATTCCCCGGATAATCCTGTTTCATTTGCTCTGCCCGTACCCGGAAGAGCGATCCGTATAAGCGGCGCGATGGGCCGGATCATACCGGTGCTGATCATCCTTCTGACCCTGGGCTGCTCTACGTATAATAATGCGCAGTCACATCGTTCACATTCGGAAATTACCCCACCGGGAGAATCCATCGTAAAATTCTCACCTGAAAGCGGCTATTTCCCGTTGGCAGGCAACGGCACTCCGGTTTCGCTTCACATCAATGAATCGGACGATGCCGGAGTTATTCGGGCCATGGGTGACCTTCAGGCCGACCTGGAGCGGGTCACCGGAAACCTTCCTGAGCTGACTACCCGGACCCTTCCCCAGGCAGAACACATCCTCATCGCCGGAACCATCGGCAAGAATCCTCTCATCGACCAGCTGGTTGCCGACGGCCAGATCGACGGGGCTCAACTCGACGGGAAATGGGAGAAATTCATCATACAACGGATCGACAACCCTGTGGATGGAGTCGGATCCGCACTCGTTATCGCCGGCAGCGACCGCCGTGGCACCATCTTCGGTATTTATGAAATGTCCCGCCAGATCGGGGTCTCCCCATGGTACTGGTGGGCGGATGTCCCCGTAAAGCAACGAACCGATCTGTACGTCAATCCAGGTCCGTATACCAAAGGCGAGCCCGGAGTGCAATACCGCGGTATCTTCATCAACAATGAAAA contains these protein-coding regions:
- a CDS encoding LacI family DNA-binding transcriptional regulator; protein product: MKVTLRDIAEATGFSISTVSRALRGEGRISEEHRHQILAKAHEMGYELPTGRRNIPANQLPHVAIITQFETGEFYASFFEGFANAAIHKKVQVSLFSVANDYNQVDTLTNNLRALGYSAAVIFVPELKEKQYRRILHAIPKDFPVISCSNINNPVLDTVTFDAYRGASLIAEHFKLQGYTRLGMIEGPQEKPEARFRTNGFSDMTKNNPDAEIVWTYAGDYTHESGIKAYEDFKKQREQPRAVFAANDAMAFGFMESARADGWRFPEDLAIAGYDNLPLCRFHYPQLTSVNTNYTLLAKNTLDNLLARLGKTVSHQGIVSLVPISLSVRLSSMNSQKQVTPSVQDSRPAAASVPD
- a CDS encoding S41 family peptidase produces the protein MNRFTKNATRLRLPSLLVLISLLVFGFQSTNAQPADETRLLRFPDIHDNRIVFSYAGNLYTVPIHGGTARRLTGHNGYEIFPRYSPDGKYIAFTGQYDGNTEVYRIPSAGGEPERMTFTPTLGRDDVADRMGPNNLVMGWTPDGEQVLFRSRMREFNSFKGHLFLTDPDRDQPVQLPLPRGGFASFSPDGSKLAYNRVFREFRTWKRYRGGMADDIWIYDFETKETIRVTDSNSQDIIPMWHENRIFFISDRDENGRMNLYVHDLDSDETRKLTDFTEFDIKFPSIGTRHIVFENGGYLYRFHLANEELTRVPVKIRDDRLTGRDGLVDAGEFIHTWDVSPDGNRALFGARGDVFSVPARSGITRNLTRSSGVHDRNPVWSPDGASIAFISDRSGEDEIYVMPQDGSGEPRQITTGADTYKYRISWSPDSKKILWADKKLRLNMVDVESGEVTLVRQAEAWEMSQYIWSPDSRWIAYTLPEVETMNRVWLYSVERDEHFKVTDGWYSSGNAVFSPDGKYLFFVSNRDFNPIYSQTEWNHAYTDMQRIYFVTLQSDTPSPFKPGNDEVSLNDEDEGENEDAFDPAESIPVDTEGLSNRIVALPVQASNYGNLQAVGNRLYYQRNGMTDRQTVLLYYDLEEKEEQELGPAASYRISANGQKMMISRAGEYAIVDLPSREVQMDPKLNLSDMKIRLDRTAEWVQIFDESWRQMRDFLYAPNMHGVDWEAVRESYRPLVDHVAHRNDLTYIIGEMIGELNVGHAYVGDGDRPQPERVPMGRLGAELSRDSDTGFYRIDRILKGENWVDSRRSPLLEVGLAVREGNYIVRVDGASTADMVNIYKSLIDKAEKPVLLAINDKPSLDGAREVVVRPIADESGLYYYNWVQENIRKVSEATDGSVGYIHIPDMGPGGLNEFVKHFYPQLRKEALIIDVRGNGGGNVSPMIIERLRRELAMVDKPRNAVPSPDPSAMMLGPMVTLIDEFSASDGDLFPYRFRKHGLGKLIGKRTWGGVVGIRQTLPFVDGGYLNRPEFASYDTEGTEWIIEGHGVEPDIYVDNDPAKEYAGIDEQLNAAIDHLLERMEEVETGLPEPPPYPEKN